The Natrinema amylolyticum region CCGGTCTACGGAACGGTGTCCCAGTACGCTAACTGCGGCGGTCGCGGGCTGTGTTCGACCTGTACCGTCGAGGTCGACCCCGCGCCGGAACCAACTCACTGGCACGACGCCGCAGCCGTTCGGTTCGGATATCCCCGACTCTCTTGCTGTATCGTGGTCGAGAAGCCGATGACGGTTAGACTCCTAGATAAACACGTCTGGGAACAGGTTCTTCCGCGTCAGTTGTCTCCAGATTAGCTCGCAGATGGAGCTACACTCGTTTCTCGTATCGATCGATCACCGCTTCCTGACGCGGATGTTCTTCGTACTCTGTTTCGCATCTCTTCGAAAGGACTCGAGGATTCCACTGGTAGCAGCGGGAAACACCGACGAGAGTTCGTACACATGAAACAACTGTGTCACGACTTTAAAGGTTATATTTCTACGGTGTCGGATCGTAGTTCACGCTCATGAGGAGATTGTCATGAGATTCTGGCTCCTGTTTCACCTGTTGGTACAGGATATTACC contains the following coding sequences:
- a CDS encoding 2Fe-2S iron-sulfur cluster-binding protein — protein: MNERIPVTVITGEEPTTIEVERGANLRDALLERDFPVYGTVSQYANCGGRGLCSTCTVEVDPAPEPTHWHDAAAVRFGYPRLSCCIVVEKPMTVRLLDKHVWEQVLPRQLSPD